In the genome of Pseudomonadota bacterium, one region contains:
- a CDS encoding c-type cytochrome, translating to MRWLINIVGSLMTLTALGFGTVYTVSELRLTDRQAVLHFTTPIPEDKASIERGRHVARTRGCFGCHGQQLEGFNFDEQWDWPKRAVAPNLAQYARDHDAATMEAAIRQGISAAGRELTSMPSYNFVNLRDDDLAALIAYLRAAPVVEASLPSPALGWEARWGFVRGTELSMADWAAMVPPLRIDPAKDPELAEGEYLAMTMCNECHGLDLRGDGYFASLGLGPPTPDLAIVAAYDRAQFETLIESGVSPDGRRLGLMALVAPDRFPSLSDQEIDRLHQYLQSLASKPAPKTFWRP from the coding sequence ATGCGCTGGCTAATCAATATTGTTGGGTCGCTCATGACGCTGACCGCCTTGGGTTTCGGTACGGTTTACACAGTGAGTGAGCTGCGGCTGACGGATCGACAGGCTGTTCTCCACTTCACCACACCCATTCCCGAGGATAAGGCCAGCATTGAGCGGGGTCGCCACGTTGCACGCACCCGAGGGTGTTTCGGGTGTCACGGCCAGCAACTTGAGGGTTTCAACTTCGATGAACAGTGGGATTGGCCGAAACGGGCGGTTGCTCCCAACCTGGCCCAATACGCCCGAGACCACGACGCGGCCACTATGGAAGCCGCTATTCGTCAGGGCATCAGCGCTGCTGGGCGGGAACTTACGTCGATGCCTTCCTATAACTTTGTGAATCTGCGGGACGACGACCTGGCTGCGCTGATCGCTTATCTTCGAGCTGCGCCCGTGGTTGAAGCCTCATTGCCTAGTCCGGCGCTCGGCTGGGAGGCGCGATGGGGCTTCGTCCGCGGGACAGAGCTGTCGATGGCGGATTGGGCCGCCATGGTGCCACCCTTGCGGATAGATCCCGCAAAGGACCCGGAGCTGGCGGAGGGTGAATACCTCGCCATGACCATGTGCAATGAATGCCATGGTCTCGACCTCCGCGGCGACGGTTACTTCGCCAGCTTGGGGTTGGGGCCGCCGACACCCGACTTGGCGATTGTGGCGGCCTATGATCGTGCTCAGTTCGAGACGTTGATTGAGAGCGGGGTCTCTCCGGATGGACGAAGACTTGGCTTGATGGCCTTGGTTGCACCCGATCGATTTCCCTCGCTGTCCGATCAGGAGATTGACCGTCTGCATCAGTACCTGCAGTCGCTGGCGTCAAAACCTGCACCGAAGACGTTTTGGCGTCCTTGA
- a CDS encoding DUF4440 domain-containing protein yields the protein MIVSEALATKLRELENRLLQPSVREDAQTAGELLAPEFMEIGQSGKVYDKTQVLEAMKAEPLTEGLVAEEFAARQLAADIVLVTYRCKATLRSSIWRKTAGRWQLVFHQGTPCT from the coding sequence GTGATTGTCTCTGAGGCGCTCGCCACAAAGCTCCGGGAGCTCGAAAACCGCCTGCTGCAGCCGTCCGTTCGGGAGGACGCGCAAACGGCTGGAGAACTGCTGGCGCCGGAATTCATGGAAATTGGCCAGTCCGGCAAGGTCTATGACAAAACGCAGGTTCTTGAGGCCATGAAAGCTGAGCCGCTCACTGAAGGCCTTGTGGCTGAGGAATTTGCGGCTCGTCAGCTGGCAGCGGATATCGTGCTGGTAACTTATCGATGCAAAGCCACGCTACGAAGTTCGATCTGGCGAAAGACGGCAGGTCGCTGGCAGCTTGTATTTCATCAGGGGACACCCTGCACGTAA
- a CDS encoding DUF2200 domain-containing protein: protein MTTTPAHDKRLASIPFAAVYPAYVNKVEKKGRTVDELHEVLSWLTGFSAKDIQAKIDNGETIEQFFANAKIHPNAHLIKGVICGYRIEDIETPLTKQARYMDKLVDELAKGRAMDKILRTA from the coding sequence ATGACCACAACGCCAGCACACGACAAACGGCTAGCCAGCATTCCATTTGCCGCCGTCTATCCGGCCTATGTCAACAAAGTCGAAAAGAAGGGCCGGACCGTTGACGAGCTTCATGAGGTGCTGTCCTGGCTGACCGGCTTCAGCGCCAAGGACATCCAAGCCAAGATCGATAACGGTGAGACGATCGAGCAGTTTTTTGCCAACGCCAAAATTCATCCGAACGCGCATTTGATCAAAGGCGTTATCTGCGGTTATCGGATTGAAGACATTGAAACCCCGCTGACCAAGCAAGCTCGCTATATGGACAAGCTGGTGGACGAACTTGCCAAAGGCCGCGCCATGGACAAGATCCTGCGAACAGCCTAA
- a CDS encoding DUF1428 family protein, whose amino-acid sequence MENYVDGFVFPIPTDRLEAYQSLAEAVAEIWKEHGALDYQEFVGDDLALAGTQGFPGVLSSADDECVIFGWVAFESREARDLANQKVASDPRVAELMAASNTGFDASRMAYGGFRRLV is encoded by the coding sequence ATGGAAAACTATGTCGATGGATTTGTGTTTCCGATTCCCACGGACCGCCTGGAGGCCTATCAGAGTCTCGCCGAGGCGGTGGCGGAGATCTGGAAAGAGCATGGCGCGCTCGACTACCAAGAGTTTGTGGGTGATGACCTGGCGTTGGCGGGGACCCAAGGCTTCCCCGGCGTTTTGAGCAGCGCTGACGACGAATGCGTGATCTTCGGTTGGGTGGCGTTTGAATCGCGAGAGGCTCGCGATCTGGCCAATCAGAAGGTTGCGTCGGACCCCAGGGTGGCAGAGCTGATGGCCGCTTCGAACACGGGCTTTGACGCCAGCCGGATGGCCTACGGCGGCTTCCGGCGGTTGGTCTAG
- a CDS encoding DUF2784 domain-containing protein, with the protein MENGAFYRLAADAILLVHALFVAFVVLGLVLILLGKGWRWRWVRNPWFRLAHLAAIAFVVVESWLGAVCPLTVWELALREKAGDSVYAGAFIAHWLEAVLYYRAPPWVFITVYTAFGGLVIASWFWVPPRRLRRPR; encoded by the coding sequence GTGGAGAACGGAGCGTTCTACCGCCTCGCCGCTGACGCGATTCTCCTCGTTCATGCCCTTTTTGTGGCGTTTGTGGTGTTGGGTCTGGTGCTGATCCTGCTGGGGAAAGGCTGGCGGTGGCGCTGGGTCAGAAATCCATGGTTCCGTCTGGCTCATCTGGCGGCCATCGCCTTTGTTGTGGTGGAATCCTGGCTCGGTGCAGTCTGTCCGCTCACCGTGTGGGAGCTTGCGTTGCGAGAGAAAGCCGGGGATTCGGTCTATGCCGGCGCCTTCATCGCGCACTGGCTCGAGGCCGTGCTTTACTATCGGGCGCCACCCTGGGTTTTCATCACGGTCTATACCGCCTTCGGCGGGCTTGTCATTGCGAGTTGGTTTTGGGTCCCACCTAGGCGTCTGCGAAGGCCCCGCTGA
- a CDS encoding DUF3224 domain-containing protein has protein sequence MAQQKWRPALLMISIVLSSAAFAGEKTNMTQATGTFDVSMTPASEAAEEAGVTLGQFSLTKTFTGDMVGNASGQMLTATSAVKGSAGYVAIERFSGTVHGKNGTFVLQHTGTMQGQSQALTITIVPDSGTGELAGISGTFKLQIDEGTHHYTLEYSLPEG, from the coding sequence ATGGCCCAACAAAAATGGCGTCCGGCGCTGCTGATGATCAGCATTGTTCTCAGCAGCGCTGCGTTTGCCGGGGAGAAGACGAACATGACGCAAGCGACAGGTACCTTTGATGTCAGCATGACACCCGCCTCGGAAGCCGCCGAGGAAGCCGGCGTGACACTCGGACAGTTTTCGCTGACCAAAACGTTTACCGGCGACATGGTTGGTAACGCTTCGGGTCAGATGCTGACGGCGACGAGCGCCGTCAAAGGCTCTGCCGGTTATGTGGCCATCGAACGATTCTCAGGCACGGTACACGGAAAGAACGGGACGTTTGTCCTGCAGCATACGGGCACCATGCAGGGCCAATCGCAGGCCTTGACCATCACGATCGTGCCGGATTCGGGTACGGGGGAGCTTGCGGGCATCTCCGGTACCTTCAAGCTGCAGATCGATGAAGGTACACACCACTACACGCTCGAGTACTCGCTGCCAGAAGGATGA
- a CDS encoding potassium channel family protein translates to MSEPQFLLGIALSLITVLFHMTALSYLGFLLCLAFPAPSVGRHSPRRPAFLSLAVLALIAVHLLEATLWALVYCELEEFDTLPNALYFSVVTATTLGFGDITLSTNWQLLSVFEAMTGLLLFGASTACIFQLMTKTLPDPFPPEDHGPDPLTTTQDSAP, encoded by the coding sequence GTGAGCGAACCGCAGTTCCTGCTGGGGATTGCGCTTTCTCTCATCACCGTGTTGTTCCACATGACAGCGCTCAGCTATCTCGGGTTCCTGTTATGCCTCGCGTTTCCGGCACCATCGGTGGGCAGACATTCTCCGCGACGCCCCGCCTTTCTCAGCCTCGCTGTCCTCGCGCTGATTGCGGTTCATTTGCTGGAAGCCACGCTGTGGGCACTGGTCTATTGCGAGCTAGAAGAATTCGATACGCTCCCTAATGCGCTTTACTTCTCTGTCGTTACCGCTACCACGCTAGGCTTTGGCGACATCACGCTGTCTACAAACTGGCAGCTGCTCAGCGTGTTTGAGGCGATGACCGGCTTGCTGCTGTTTGGCGCGAGCACCGCCTGTATATTTCAGCTGATGACCAAAACGCTCCCCGACCCTTTTCCACCCGAGGACCATGGTCCGGACCCGTTGACGACAACCCAAGACAGCGCCCCGTGA
- a CDS encoding efflux RND transporter permease subunit produces the protein MNLTAAAIRYNRVTITAVIALFFSGLTAYLALPKAQDPGFTIRVATVTTFFPGASPERVEQLVTDAIEEEIQEMPEVDEITSESITGVSIVTVEFKDSYDNMQPIFDDMRTKVENVTSELPSGTSTPLVNDEYGDTYGHLYGLVGRGFTPKELRDAALDIRDLLRKEPDVAKVDLYGDIEDAIYIEYDNARLTELGVSPQQLEQILESLNILSSGGDVTVGREKIVLEPTGNLDTVEDLAESIIEIPGSRALIQLGDVAQIYRAYEDPVSDKASISGEPGILLAVSMRDGGNILTLGQRLDELTEVVEQSLPLGMSVKPMFLQSKLTGNSVDAFVSNLVQAVAIVIVVMVISLGIRTGLVVAALIPAVMVSTFVFMSFFDIGIDQISLAALIIALGLLVDNAIVVVEAVIVRRQNGESTLDAAVHAAGEMMVPLLISSLTTAAAFTPIALAESAVGEFTASIFYVVTIALLLSWTLAMTFIPMLTPFIRVEVRGADAPDEFNTAFYRWYRGLLAGVMRIRLLFVLLVVGLFVGAIACMRFVPQVFIAPSEDPALTATIELPPGSDIAATERMVSDIEQFLQSQRVDPSNPEAIGVTGWTGLIGTGGPRFVLAFTPENPRNSLSAFIVNVNGSASLDPVKLAVEDFVFNHHPDARLQIKRLANGPPVAYPIEIKLYGPEFDELFALQSEIKAKLWDYDVVTAVKDTWGPQSKKMVVEVDQARAFRAGVTNQDIATSLNASLTGVQLSEFREDDETIPIMMRSTSSDRDDLSKLENITIFAQSTGAVVPLSQVADVDVVWEPARIERLDRERMITIQVQLEIGVTVAEVLETFRPWLEDFRQSWKSGYGYIEGGETEESDEAASSVLAAMPVAVVAIVMLLILQFNSMRKSAIVLITIPLGLIGVVAGLLITGMDFGFFTFLGIISLSGIVINNAIVLLDRIKLEIEENGLSPDRAIVEAAQQRARPILLTTATTIGGMLPLWLSGGPMFETMAVAILFGLLFATGITLLLVPVLYSLLFRTQKATPSSEPLLEPAP, from the coding sequence ATGAACCTAACCGCCGCCGCGATTCGCTACAACCGCGTCACGATCACCGCCGTGATCGCGCTTTTTTTCAGTGGCCTGACTGCCTACCTGGCGCTGCCCAAAGCCCAGGATCCCGGCTTCACGATTCGCGTTGCCACAGTAACAACGTTCTTTCCTGGTGCCAGCCCAGAACGCGTTGAGCAGCTGGTCACCGACGCGATTGAAGAAGAAATTCAGGAGATGCCCGAAGTCGATGAGATCACCAGCGAGTCGATCACCGGCGTTTCCATTGTTACGGTCGAATTCAAAGACAGCTATGACAACATGCAGCCGATCTTTGACGACATGCGAACAAAGGTTGAAAACGTCACGTCGGAATTGCCCTCAGGAACGAGCACACCACTCGTCAATGACGAGTATGGGGACACTTATGGCCACCTCTACGGCCTCGTTGGGCGGGGATTCACACCGAAGGAGCTACGCGACGCCGCATTGGATATACGGGACTTGCTGCGGAAAGAGCCGGACGTGGCCAAAGTCGATCTCTACGGCGACATCGAAGATGCCATCTACATTGAATACGACAACGCCCGGCTAACCGAGCTGGGCGTTTCCCCGCAGCAGCTTGAGCAAATCCTTGAGTCATTGAACATCTTATCCTCCGGCGGTGACGTGACTGTCGGGCGAGAAAAAATTGTGCTCGAACCGACGGGCAATCTGGACACCGTTGAGGATCTGGCCGAATCCATCATTGAAATTCCCGGCAGCCGAGCCCTGATTCAGCTTGGCGACGTGGCCCAGATCTACCGTGCCTACGAGGACCCGGTGAGCGATAAAGCGAGCATCAGCGGCGAGCCCGGAATCCTGCTGGCCGTCTCCATGCGCGATGGGGGCAACATACTGACGCTCGGCCAGCGCCTGGATGAACTGACCGAAGTTGTCGAGCAGTCCCTGCCACTTGGCATGTCCGTCAAACCGATGTTTCTCCAATCTAAGCTAACCGGGAACAGCGTTGACGCGTTTGTTAGCAATCTGGTTCAGGCGGTGGCAATCGTCATCGTCGTGATGGTGATTTCCCTGGGTATCCGGACCGGCCTGGTGGTGGCAGCTCTGATCCCCGCAGTGATGGTTTCGACCTTTGTTTTCATGTCGTTTTTCGATATTGGAATCGATCAGATCTCGCTGGCCGCGCTGATCATCGCCTTGGGACTTCTGGTGGACAACGCCATTGTTGTGGTCGAAGCGGTCATCGTTCGCCGGCAAAACGGCGAATCGACGCTGGACGCCGCCGTGCACGCGGCGGGTGAAATGATGGTTCCCCTGCTGATATCCTCGCTGACCACCGCAGCGGCCTTCACGCCCATAGCCCTGGCGGAGTCAGCCGTCGGCGAATTTACGGCGTCCATTTTCTATGTGGTGACCATCGCGTTGCTGCTGTCCTGGACGCTCGCCATGACGTTTATTCCCATGCTTACGCCTTTTATCAGGGTCGAGGTGCGAGGCGCTGACGCGCCCGACGAGTTCAACACCGCGTTCTACCGCTGGTATCGAGGCCTGCTGGCCGGGGTGATGCGTATACGACTGTTGTTTGTCTTGCTGGTTGTTGGCCTATTTGTCGGAGCCATCGCCTGTATGAGGTTTGTGCCGCAGGTGTTTATTGCGCCTTCAGAAGATCCCGCGCTGACCGCTACGATTGAGCTCCCGCCGGGTTCAGATATTGCCGCAACCGAGCGCATGGTGAGCGATATTGAACAATTTCTTCAAAGCCAGCGTGTCGACCCGTCCAATCCGGAAGCAATTGGAGTCACCGGTTGGACCGGTTTAATTGGCACCGGAGGACCGCGCTTTGTGCTGGCTTTCACGCCGGAAAATCCTCGCAATTCGCTGTCCGCATTTATCGTCAACGTTAACGGCAGTGCCTCGCTCGACCCCGTCAAGCTCGCCGTTGAGGATTTCGTCTTCAATCATCATCCGGACGCACGGCTGCAGATCAAACGGCTCGCCAATGGGCCGCCCGTGGCTTACCCAATCGAGATAAAGCTGTATGGACCGGAGTTTGACGAACTTTTTGCGCTCCAGTCCGAAATCAAAGCCAAGCTATGGGACTACGACGTGGTCACCGCCGTGAAAGACACCTGGGGCCCACAGAGTAAGAAAATGGTGGTAGAGGTGGACCAGGCACGAGCATTCCGGGCCGGCGTCACCAATCAGGATATCGCCACATCGCTCAACGCCAGCCTGACGGGCGTTCAGCTCAGCGAGTTTCGGGAGGACGATGAGACGATTCCGATCATGATGCGATCTACCAGCTCCGATCGTGATGACCTGAGCAAGCTAGAGAACATCACGATCTTCGCTCAAAGCACCGGAGCGGTTGTCCCGCTTAGCCAGGTGGCGGACGTGGACGTTGTCTGGGAGCCCGCTCGAATCGAGAGGCTCGACCGGGAACGGATGATCACCATTCAAGTCCAGCTCGAGATCGGCGTCACGGTGGCCGAAGTGCTCGAGACCTTTCGGCCCTGGCTAGAGGACTTCAGACAAAGCTGGAAGTCTGGCTATGGATACATTGAGGGTGGGGAAACCGAAGAATCCGACGAGGCGGCAAGCTCCGTACTGGCGGCGATGCCGGTTGCCGTCGTGGCGATCGTGATGCTGCTGATTTTACAGTTTAACTCCATGCGCAAATCAGCCATTGTGCTGATCACGATTCCGCTTGGCCTCATCGGCGTTGTCGCCGGACTGCTCATCACCGGAATGGATTTTGGCTTTTTCACCTTCCTGGGGATTATTTCGCTGTCGGGCATCGTCATTAACAACGCGATTGTGCTGCTCGATCGCATCAAGCTGGAGATCGAGGAGAACGGCCTGTCTCCTGATCGGGCGATCGTTGAAGCCGCGCAGCAGCGTGCCCGCCCGATTCTGCTCACCACAGCGACCACGATAGGCGGCATGCTGCCGCTATGGCTGAGCGGTGGACCGATGTTCGAAACCATGGCCGTAGCCATCCTTTTCGGGTTGCTGTTTGCCACCGGCATTACGCTGCTCCTGGTCCCCGTACTGTATTCACTGCTGTTTCGGACTCAGAAGGCAACTCCGTCGAGCGAGCCGTTGCTGGAACCGGCGCCGTGA
- a CDS encoding efflux RND transporter periplasmic adaptor subunit has translation MKSIVAGSGSAALRERVFSGSARSAEEAELSFKVSGTVADVPVNVGDALAPGELVAALDQETFAVELEQALADQASANASRRNAEAEYQRVRQLYTNDNASRNELDTALADAESAKASHNASIQAARLARLNLQYTRLLAAASCTIADLQIESNENVTAGQTVATVNCGEGWEVQLSVPESLIASFSNGLAGSVRFPAFPERTFEGIVSEVGVGTGNSRTFPVTLALTTLPDEIRANLAAEVRFQFVGAEADSQRLYLPAAAVVKDESGTFVYVVAPTDQRSGAAMLERRPVSTGELSELGMEILSGVAAGERVVTAGQINARDGMLVQQP, from the coding sequence GTGAAGTCTATCGTCGCAGGCAGCGGTTCTGCCGCATTGCGCGAGCGCGTATTCAGCGGCTCAGCGCGATCAGCGGAAGAGGCCGAGCTCAGTTTTAAGGTCTCAGGGACGGTCGCGGACGTGCCGGTCAATGTTGGAGACGCGCTGGCGCCGGGCGAACTGGTCGCCGCGCTCGATCAGGAAACGTTTGCCGTGGAGCTCGAACAGGCCCTGGCGGACCAGGCTAGTGCCAACGCCAGTCGACGAAACGCCGAGGCGGAATACCAGCGCGTACGCCAGCTATATACCAACGACAACGCTTCGCGCAATGAATTAGACACGGCGCTGGCTGATGCGGAGTCAGCGAAAGCGTCACACAACGCCTCCATTCAGGCGGCGAGACTCGCTCGACTGAATCTGCAGTACACCCGCCTTCTCGCGGCAGCGAGCTGCACCATCGCTGACCTGCAGATCGAAAGCAACGAGAACGTCACTGCCGGCCAGACGGTGGCGACGGTGAACTGTGGTGAAGGCTGGGAGGTGCAGCTGTCGGTGCCTGAGAGCCTGATAGCCTCGTTTTCCAACGGGCTGGCCGGCTCAGTCCGCTTTCCCGCGTTTCCGGAGCGGACCTTTGAAGGCATCGTCTCAGAGGTTGGCGTCGGCACGGGCAACAGCCGAACCTTCCCGGTGACGCTGGCCCTGACCACCCTGCCCGATGAGATCCGCGCCAACCTGGCGGCTGAAGTCCGTTTCCAGTTTGTCGGCGCGGAAGCGGATTCGCAACGCCTCTATCTACCGGCTGCAGCGGTCGTAAAAGACGAAAGTGGCACTTTCGTCTACGTCGTAGCACCTACGGATCAGCGCTCCGGCGCGGCGATGCTCGAGCGTCGCCCGGTCAGCACCGGCGAGCTGTCCGAGCTCGGCATGGAAATACTCAGCGGCGTGGCCGCGGGCGAGCGGGTTGTCACGGCCGGGCAGATTAACGCCCGGGACGGCATGCTCGTTCAGCAGCCCTAG
- a CDS encoding TolC family protein has translation MFLVNLKRNHWVVWLAVLFCQLSAAATVNIAVVGDPTSSLDAVSRAQLRSELSSLSDTQLTYQILEDDDFSHRWTADSARQAIERALSDSRADMVIALDIIASSVAADFRPAKPLIAATVIQPEIQGFSVTDAGSSAIENLHLLTTSLDFAGALAEFQAATGAEHVAVLIDASLLSAVPSIAVLIDELQASVDFALSVLEQDPADSTTLGFVPEGVDALFVTPLQKVSPQDYSQLIRRAEASKLATFSSLGRGDVLAGFLMGRTLVIPPDQLARRLAIDVRDLALGRSTKDLVITLDVRDRLVINRRTAEAIGFQPSFELIFASEILNEDLPTGRVLTLRAAVEEALERNLQRAIAARDLDVAREDSNVAKGALLPQLTGDLSWLDQDRDLALNGPTTTTQASLTLAQNIYSEQLSSSYRSQRFLEQARDADLYATELDVIETAAQTYLGLLIAKTERDIQIENLDLTRANLERAKFRYQVGSTSRSEVFRFETELGIDQQSVTQAQAAYEQQQFELNRVLQQPIALPFQVDETGIVTPQIFGDDRFDRFLAGPVGVETLSDFLAEKALLNAPELASLRAEIDAQDRLLLAAERRRYVPTISAVGEASEIIDDRDALVSTDFDRDWSVGVEATWSLFEGGAIRAAQRRAEFQLDSLELTLQQTSDIIEAQARSALADVVSSRLNIGFANETANAARSTLDLVTDSYVRGTASYIDLIDAQNAFISARLAAANAVFTHLQNLVRLQRSVSFFDFAVSTSEADAWLEQLLDFAQANQGTNR, from the coding sequence ATGTTTCTCGTTAACTTGAAGCGGAACCATTGGGTCGTATGGCTGGCCGTCCTGTTCTGCCAGCTTAGTGCTGCGGCAACCGTCAATATCGCGGTCGTTGGCGATCCAACCAGCTCGCTCGATGCGGTATCTCGCGCACAGCTTCGATCGGAGCTCAGCAGCCTTAGCGACACACAGCTGACTTACCAGATTCTGGAAGACGATGACTTTTCCCATCGATGGACGGCCGACAGCGCGCGGCAAGCCATCGAGCGTGCGCTGTCCGATTCCCGCGCCGACATGGTAATCGCCCTCGACATCATCGCCAGCAGCGTGGCGGCGGATTTTCGTCCAGCAAAACCCTTGATTGCTGCCACCGTCATTCAGCCGGAGATCCAAGGTTTTTCGGTGACTGACGCCGGGTCCAGCGCTATCGAAAACCTGCACCTGCTCACTACGTCGCTGGACTTTGCCGGCGCACTGGCAGAATTTCAGGCGGCAACCGGCGCCGAACACGTAGCGGTTCTGATCGACGCCAGTCTCCTCAGCGCAGTGCCGAGCATCGCCGTGCTGATTGATGAGCTTCAGGCGTCTGTCGATTTCGCGCTGAGCGTGCTAGAGCAAGACCCGGCGGATTCGACGACGCTCGGCTTTGTCCCGGAAGGGGTTGACGCACTGTTCGTCACGCCACTGCAAAAGGTGAGTCCGCAGGACTACAGCCAGCTGATCCGCCGCGCCGAGGCGTCAAAACTCGCAACCTTTTCCTCGCTTGGCCGCGGGGATGTGCTTGCCGGCTTCCTGATGGGTCGCACCCTGGTAATCCCGCCCGACCAACTCGCGCGCCGGCTGGCGATCGATGTCAGAGATCTCGCCCTCGGCCGATCGACAAAGGATCTGGTGATTACGCTGGACGTTCGCGACCGTCTGGTGATCAATCGCCGAACCGCAGAAGCGATTGGATTCCAGCCGTCATTCGAACTGATTTTCGCCTCAGAGATCCTGAATGAGGACCTTCCCACAGGCCGGGTCCTGACGCTTCGGGCGGCGGTCGAGGAGGCGCTCGAACGCAATCTGCAGCGTGCCATCGCAGCCCGCGATCTCGATGTGGCCCGCGAAGACAGCAACGTCGCCAAGGGTGCGCTGCTGCCACAGCTGACCGGTGACCTCAGCTGGTTGGACCAGGATCGAGACCTGGCACTGAACGGTCCGACGACAACCACGCAGGCTAGCCTGACGCTCGCGCAGAACATCTACTCCGAGCAGCTCTCAAGCAGCTATCGGTCCCAAAGGTTTCTCGAGCAGGCGCGAGACGCGGATTTGTACGCCACCGAGCTGGACGTGATCGAGACCGCTGCACAGACTTACCTCGGGCTGCTGATCGCCAAGACCGAACGGGATATCCAGATCGAAAATCTTGACCTGACTCGCGCAAACCTCGAAAGAGCCAAGTTCCGATACCAGGTCGGTTCGACGAGCCGATCTGAGGTGTTTCGTTTTGAGACCGAACTCGGGATCGACCAGCAGAGTGTCACTCAGGCGCAGGCGGCTTACGAGCAGCAGCAGTTTGAGCTGAACCGGGTGCTCCAACAGCCGATCGCCCTGCCGTTCCAGGTGGATGAAACCGGCATCGTCACGCCTCAGATCTTTGGCGACGACCGTTTTGACCGATTCCTGGCGGGTCCCGTCGGCGTGGAAACGCTTAGCGACTTTTTGGCCGAGAAGGCGCTCCTGAACGCTCCGGAACTAGCCTCGCTCCGAGCTGAGATCGACGCGCAAGATCGTCTGTTGCTCGCCGCCGAGCGTCGCCGCTATGTCCCCACAATCAGCGCGGTCGGCGAGGCCAGCGAGATAATCGATGATCGTGATGCGCTGGTAAGCACCGACTTTGACCGAGACTGGAGCGTCGGCGTTGAGGCGACCTGGAGCCTGTTCGAGGGCGGGGCCATTCGCGCCGCCCAGCGACGTGCTGAGTTTCAGCTTGATTCGCTGGAGCTCACCCTGCAACAAACCAGCGACATCATCGAAGCGCAAGCACGCTCGGCGCTTGCTGACGTGGTGTCCAGCCGACTCAACATCGGATTTGCGAATGAAACCGCCAACGCGGCCCGCAGCACGCTGGACCTCGTAACCGATTCCTACGTTCGGGGCACGGCCAGCTACATTGACTTGATCGATGCACAAAATGCTTTCATCAGCGCCAGACTGGCAGCCGCCAACGCGGTCTTTACCCATCTGCAGAACCTGGTACGGCTACAGCGCAGCGTGAGCTTCTTTGACTTTGCGGTGTCCACCAGCGAAGCGGATGCCTGGCTTGAGCAGCTGCTGGATTTTGCCCAAGCAAACCAAGGGACCAATCGATGA